In Phoenix dactylifera cultivar Barhee BC4 chromosome 11, palm_55x_up_171113_PBpolish2nd_filt_p, whole genome shotgun sequence, the following are encoded in one genomic region:
- the LOC103717085 gene encoding LOB domain-containing protein 13-like: MEEVSVSGNNKRCREESLESEAKRLRADFLLDILDDDEEDGDAGDRYPATQDLASVMRSLEEEISLPLPPPPPPLPSPPVPAGPASDLSDPPRLAELGYLLAASDDELGLPPAAPSSSSSSSSSSPPPEAAEDAGLGQIWSFDDEISGCYDGVGFGIRPEEELQDGLVFDDGLFDYADELFCAPSDCSWRAESMPAV; encoded by the coding sequence ATGGAGGAAGTTTCCGTTTCCGGCAACAACAAGAGGTGCCGTGAGGAGTCGTTGGAATCGGAGGCGAAGCGCCTCCGCGCCGACTTCCTTCTCGATATCCTCGACGACGACGAGGAGGATGGGGACGCCGGCGACCGGTATCCGGCCACCCAGGACCTGGCGTCCGTCATGAGGAGCCTCGAGGAGGAGATTTCCCTCccacttcctcctcctcctcctcctcttccttctcctccggtGCCGGCGGGACCGGCGTCGGACCTGAGCGATCCTCCGCGCCTGGCCGAACTCGGTTATCTTCTTGCGGCGTCGGACGACGAGCTTGGCCTCCCGCCGGCTGCCCCgtcatcgtcgtcgtcgtcgtcgtcgtcttcgccgccgccggaggcggcggaggacgcCGGGTTGGGTCAGATCTGGAGTTTTGATGACGAGATTTCGGGGTGCTACGATGGAGTTGGATTCGGGATCCGGCCGGAGGAGGAGTTGCAGGACGGCTTGGTCTTCGACGACGGTCTCTTCGATTATGCCGACGAATTGTTCTGTGCGCCCTCTGATTGCTCGTGGCGAGCGGAATCGATGCCTGCCGTCTGA